Within Quercus lobata isolate SW786 chromosome 5, ValleyOak3.0 Primary Assembly, whole genome shotgun sequence, the genomic segment TTGACTAAACAGGTAGTCAATAACCAAGGTACCTTACTACTCCAAAGACATGTAGACAAGTCAGTTAAAATAAGTAATTGAAAACTTAGAATGCTAAAATTCTCCATCCCACAAACTGGTTCTCTCATGTACATTGAATTGGCAaaatatggtttttttatttcatattatgtgattcttttaaaagtaatttgaaatttttattagaaagaGGAGAAACCTTGGTAGACAAGTTTTATAAAGAGTctcctaaagaattacaaacaaatatcGTCAAGGAAatccacaaaagaaagagaagagatgTTGCCGGTCACATTAGATCAATCACAACAGATTATGCAGAACTACACATTTTTTCTTGAGAGTAGGTAACTCAATGCTGTTGAATGTAAGGTTTTCTCTATCTGAATAAGGCAAAGCAGGGCACCACTCCAAATTTGCACTGATTCTATGTTTTCCAAACATTCCTTgccaacaaaaaaacacaagcaCTATCACACATTTAACTGaaaatatctccaaaaaaagaagaagagtcaTTGGCAACTGCACAATGAAGTAGCAAGCGATCAGTAGCCTCCCCCAGCTCCTTATGCACATACAAAAGTGATCCGATAGAATGATATTTTGTTTAATACATAACCCCACCCTccaattagaaaatttttcccAAGGCTGATGTCCAAAAGAAAAGGGTATCCTTTCTAGAAACTCTAAAACCCCCGAATACTCCACAGTAATTTCATGCCAATAGATCCTCTTAATGCCTCATAATACAAAGTACACTGAATAGACCACCAAGCCTTATCCTTCAATGTAACCTATCAGCCACTTCAGTTTTTGGCATATTAGAATATAGTAGATtgaaaaataagggaaaatgCAAAAGCACCCCTGAACTTAGGATCAAACTCAAACTGAACCCGTGgtcttttaattcaaaattataaatccCTGAAGTTTGGGAAATATTCAAATTGATCATTCAGTCTCACTTTCGTAAGCTGAACCAACATGTGtttatgttaataaaaaattattttaaagcaaaatttaattctaatatcattttaaaattaatttgatttttttccccttttttcttcttcctctcccCTCTACTACCACACAACAACCAccctcccccacccccccctcCTCAACAACCACCAACAACCCTGGTAATCAAGAACCACCACCAAATCCAGCCATTCCACCAAACCAGCAACCTCATTCTCccaataaccaaacaaaatggAATAAGAAGTAAAAACCTCGAATCTATCTCATCCCAATTcatgttatttaaacaagttgttTGACTATTAAGTAGGTCATGTGACTAAAAGTACATGTGGATGCTTATTTGACTTGGCGCAAAGTGGGTTGGAGGAACTTTTCTCCAAACCAGGTTCAAGGAAAATTCTGTCCGTTTAGCAAAGTAACACCTCAAACCATgttacccaaaacaaaacaaatcatacCCCAAATTTATTGTGCTGCACAAGTTCAGATTTTTGAATGTTTGGCAGTCTTATTAGTAAAGCAGATTTGCATATGGCAGTGGTATTGCACAATGTACAGATTGTAGATGGCGGCAGTAAAGTGGAAGGTAGAAGATTAGAGTGaaaagcaacaacaacaaccaagccttagttCCAAACTTTTGGGGGTTGGTTATGGTTCCTCAAAATATTAATCAAGATTGACCACATACATTCTCTACCACTATTCTATCCGAAGTCATACTCTCTGTTATTTCtttaattgacatgtcattttCTACTATTTTTACTAATATTATTTCTCTTCCTCTACGTTTTTTCGTTCCAATGATTTGAATCAACTCTCTTTTTCACCCGTTCATTATCGCTCTTTTCTGAATATAACTAAACCATCAAAAACGACCCTCCCTCTTCGTTTCATCAAAGGTGGCTCCCTATCTTTAAGCAAATTTCCGCATTCAAATTCTATCTTTTGGAGTACTTACAATTTCCATTAATCCATCTTAACATCCTTAGCTATActaattttatgaatattttgtttcttaataACTCAGTATTTAGTAGCATAGAGATgcggtttcaaaaaaaaaaaaaaaaaaagaatcatagaGATGCTAGAAGTATGCGGATAAATTTACCAGTTCCTAATAGTTTAAGCTCTTATCTTATGATTCACATCCTCTTtgatctctccatcttcatgaCTTGTTGATCCAAAATATCGAAAGTTCTTACTCTTTAGTATCTCTTAACCATAAAGTCTTACCACCTTTTCATCTTTGTCTCTACTTTTACTAAAATTACATTCTATGTACTCTGTTTTAGTCCTActtaatcaaatatatttttaaataaataatttttttaattgaaataatcAAATGCACCACAAGTGATAGCCTTTTCCATCCACAAGggttataatttcaaattagaagaTCTTGGGCTAGTTTGATTTTAACTATTAAAAGATCTTGGGCTAGTTTGATTTtgacttttaagttttaaggcTTTTGCATTTTTCCCAAAAGATAACCCACCAACTCAAGTTCCCAATCCTGAAAGGCACAACTAAATCTAAGATTCGTAGAATGGATCCCTCTCATTGAACTTTAAACAAGAACGTACAGATGCAACTTTATccacaaaaatcacaaataagTTAGGGAGTAGTTCTTTGATGATGGTGTGTCCCCATACCACACATCATTCCAATTATGtttgatatttgttttatttggtgACTAATAACAACACATTAATGATAGGGAATTACATAGTTGAACCTGGAATTTGCCATAGTAACATGAATATATTAGGAGACATCCTCATAGACAATAATATGACACAGGAAGAAATGAGTGgcaaagaatatataaaatttcttaaGGGAAATCAAGATAGAAATACAAAAGTAAGAAGATGGGAAAGACTGAAGACATCACTTACTTGAGGAGAGAGACTCAATCAACCCTTTTAATGGTCTACTTAGGGACTAACTCACCAACTAGAGAACCATTCTTTCAAGAGAAGCTCATAAGGCTTGCaccaaaaaattattcaaatccaCTCTCTCTACCATTCTCCTCACATTTACAAGGCTTTAAATAGTATGCCACTAGTGAtcaatttaacatttttcaGCTTCAAACATAATCATCCAAATAAtctaattttgaaattgaaataactCGGTAGCACTGAGAGAAATCTTCAATTCTGATACCATAATACACAAAAGGCTAGGAGCACTGAGTCATTAtaccaaagaaagaaataggTAACATGCAGATacagaaattgaaaaaagaaaatgactaTTAAAATGTTGTTGCTCACCATAACATGCTAATGCTCCTCCTAATAAAAGTATTGCTATGGAAAAAAAGTCTACATACACCTGCATGATGAGTAAAATCATTGCCACATGGCTTCACTACATGTTagttataaacaaaaaaccagAAATCTTCTATATCATTTAAAACACTAAACCTACATTACCATGAGAAAAGactttcattgaaattttaaagCAAATTACTAGAATAATATTCTATAATTACATTAAAAGTCAAGCCACTATGGTTAGTTTTTATACAAGCATGAGATGTAACAGGCAGCAGAACCATTTCTTACTAGCACCCAAATCTAGTAATAGGGCAATCGATTGTTCTATCACTAAAATAGTGTTGGTCTACTAtccaaaataaaccaaaaaaaattgtgttgaGCAAAAGATGAGaacaaataattaatacaaGTTACCCATTTCAAGTCAAAAGATAATTTATAAGTACTGGCATAACCTCTCTCTAAAGCCAATATTCTAACCACTAGATCTTCAAAAATCTCCTTCACTGCTAATAAAATAAGAGTTTTTCCTTCTACCAGCCCAACTTCTATATCTCTACTTTCACAAACTGCAAGTGGAATCCTGACTAATTTACTGTATAAATTTACAGCTGCTATTTGCCCCAAATAGGTTACTAGAGATCTCATTTATAACAGATGTTCCATCAATAGCTGATTATATATCTTTCCAGAGGTCTAGAACACAATAGTTACATCTGTGCAGCACGATGGATTAAAATACACAAACATTGAGATGCTTCAATTCATGTTGCAGTAATGATGATTACATACAGTTCAACGACAAACAAGTACTCTGTTGAAGAACATTAACAAGTATTATATGACAATATCAACAGGGAAAAGTAGAACTAAAATTACTGTGTTCATACCCGAGTCACGAGTGCAGAATCAACAGAATTGTTTCCCATCCCAATCCAGATTATTAGAGCACATGccaacattataacaaaaactAGCACAGTAACCTGGTAAATAAGCACTGTGTTAACAATAGATTTGGATAGCTTAAATTTTCCAATGAGTACGTGACAATAGAATGAAGAATAATACAGAAATAACCAATCTTAAGAAGCAAGGGTAGATACTCAACAAGAAGCTTTTCATTGTAGCCATACCAACATTACAATCTTTTGGCGGCTTCCAATATGGTGAAAGCGGAGGGGAAAACACTTTCTATGAGTATCTGTTTTAGATGAACTTGACTTATTTGAGGTCTTATCCAATAAAGCTTCCTGAGAACTGCTGtcctcatcttcatcatcctcatcatttGCCTGATGGCAAAGGTCAACCCTATAAAAAAACCCACCAGAGAAGCATAGAATATTGCTCACAGGAAACACTAGTctgaaagaaaaattgtatgGCTATcaacttgaaaatgaaaatattcaGATATAACTAATTGAATGTAATCTTTTGATTATGAAACCATTGCAATTCCAGATATCTTTTTATGATGACTAATGGAAAACAAGTCCTTAGAAATTAGTTATTGACATCAGTCCCAAACTTGTTGTGGAGCAGCTTTACCCAACCCTCACCCCACCCCAccacaaaaaacccaaagaagaagaagaagaagaaaaggcacTACTTTGGATGTAATCAAATTAACACAAGAAAgaaatgctttatatatatatatatatatatccaacaTCACTGATGAAACTTCAGAATGGAAATTAATAGACTTCTTTatgattttttcaattgataagtTACACATGTACTTAATAGgacttgaacccatgacctcaccttCCATCCGCTTATTATGGGAGAAGGAAATGCTAATTGAGCTATAGGTCATTGGCTTCTTTGTTaaggtattttatttattatgacaATTTTTGATGAAATTCAGTTTGCACTGAAGCTGTATTCATCTATCatgaaatgaattaaaaaaaacacatgcaCTGTTGAAATACACGCACACACACAACAGATTCATCATCCACATGCTACCAATATTATACTTGAGTTCATGGAGATCAAACAGTTCCAAGATGAACCCAACAGCATGTGATAGTTGTAGACAATAGATTGAACTTCACTAGAAAAGCATGAAATAGGAAAGAAGCAGATAACTCATGCAGCATTATAAACTGCTGTTGCATTTTAAGAGAACTTCAGAAGTTGCAGAGAAAAgcaaaataatgaattcaaaacataaaaagatcatCGATGTTGAGAGCTCCAAACACAACTTCAAACTCAAGTTGAAGGAATCAAGAAAGGCTGACCAACCCCTAAAAAGCTTTCCGTTCCAGTATTCATCAAAGTTCAATGCACCAGAACCAATCTCCTCAAACCACAAGGATGAATTTTGAATGGTCATATTTCAAACACTTAAAGcatgaatatataaataaaagaagaagaaagaagtctCTACTCCCCTATGTTTTAAGCACCTTTAGACAAGTTGAGCAATCTCACTAACAGTGTTAAAAAATTGGCTATTGCATCCATGATTCAAAGGAAAATTCATGAACTCAAGACTTCATTCACATTCAAATAAAACTATCCCGAGTAAATTTAGAATATtgcagtaaaaaaaataataataactaataataataataataataataataataacataccaGAATGATAAAAGTAGAAGAAATGCTGCAAAAAACAGAATTTTGGGGAAAGCTGCAAAGCAAAAATTTGcacaattcaaatattttaaccAAGCTCTTAACATGGGCATCTATTCAGTAATTGAGTCTGAAGACATACCCATGAGGATAAAACCACAAGAGTTTGACCAACATGGCCAACCCTTGCATGTAGCGAAAAGagttaatacaaaataaatgaagTAACCTGCAATGGAAGAAAATCAATTAAAGCTTCAGTTTGAATCAAGGAGTGGCAAGAGTCAGAGTAGAAAAAGGAACAAAGAGCAATCAAATATGGAGTGAAcagaaaacaacaacaacaacaacaacaataataataataataataatctgcAGGCTGAAGCACTCTGATAAGTAAGAGATTAGAAATAAATCATCTAACGAGAAGCTGCCTCATGAAAATCTTGATGTGACAAACTTCAAGTTGTAGACACCAAAGATATTACAATGCATCAGTTAAATGGTACAAGAAACTATAAATAGTTTCCCCAAAACCTGAAGAAATCAAGAAAGCCCAAAGCATGTCTAATATCCAAAGTTCATGAAATACAAGAGACATTCAAAGTTTTTAGCAAATAAAAAGACCAGCATTTATGGATTAAATCTTCCATTTAACCAATCAATTTTAACATCCTGAGCTAGAGACAAGAAAATAGCTATCTTGATCAAGTGTACTCTTAGCatggaaaaataattttctttactGTTACATTCATACAAGACTCAGTATACAGGTGGTGACATATCTGGATTGTCATTAAGAAGTATTTGACTGAACCTGAACTTAGATTTAGCTGTTGTGAATGCTAATACTCTGTGAACTCCAAAAGCAGAAGTTAAAAAGAAGCAATTATACTGATTGACAGGGCAATTTATGGCTATTCTTACCAGCCCTAACTCATAAAAATCATGTAGTACCCACCACAATacagtaataaattattacacaTTAAAAGGAGATAGTATGATGCAAAATACAATTGCTTACCCATATTAGAAGAGCCAATCATTAGGTGAAACACCTGCAGTTTGACATTCATAAGTATCAAGATAACGCCAATATGCTTAAATTGGGAAGTATATACTAAATTGGCTATATCACAAGTGCATGtataaaacaaattaatgcaTATACACATATGAATGTACAATTTATGTCAGAGTTAGTCATAACCATACACATGCATCATATATCGGTGAATCCACTGAAACTAAAGAGGTGTACTGAAAAGCACCATATGCTCTTACCTTGCCTCTATTCATCTTACCTGTCTATCCATCTCTCCCACGAGAGATTTAAGCACAACCTAATTTGAGCTAGTGATTGGTCACTAAATTATTAACCTATATcttgaaattattattagtgTGATTGTgtaattaattagataattatCTAGTTTCAACCTAGTCAGGTCAGATGAATATCCCAAAATTCTTCCAATTTATACAAGTAATCAAAATACTGGACTAGAATGATCAAGGTTAGAGAGTGCCAACCACTAGTTCAACCAGTTACCAATtgtctcaaaatattttaactATAATGCTAACACTTCCCCTTAATAAGTTAGGGCCTgagatttttaacattttaattggGTGGTAGAGTGGAAACAAAAATCGAACTCAAGACCTCCACTCTAATACCATACTGAATTACCAATTCTCCCAAAAGATCCTAAGTTCGATCCCAGTCTCCaatctacctcccatttaaaatgttagaaGTCCCACATGTTGGGGGAGTGTTAAAATTATGGTTATTGTTAGTGCGCGTCTGGCTCCAACTTAAAAaaccagcttattttactattcaacttatttttgctactattcatgggccctactgcactttttggtactattcataggtctcactgtactatttcagctaatttttacctttatttataatactttcagcaaaaaaattttaatttcaacaaaataaacgaatctcaaacaaacccttaatCTTCACCATTTTCTCACTCCAATAACACTTGGTTAACAAATATTGCGCTTGTACAGCAGGTGTGCACATACTCAGATCTGGTGGGATTCATAAAGGTGGGGCCATGGTGATCCACCCGAATGTCAGTAAGTGTGCCTGCAAGGGGTGCATCCCTGATGTGCCCCCTAGATTACTCTAGCTAAGCGTATAATTGTTTTATCATGTATATACATAAACAAATACAGACCCTTGGAGGtgtgtgatattttttttttgataggtgtGTGATATGATCATATGTAACATATCACTTACTTTTTGGCGAGTCCAGCCAAGTTGTGAATTCCTTGAGTGAATCCTTATCAACTGGAATACAGAGGCAACAAATGAAATGATAGTCAGAAAAGAAATTCACATAAATGTGAAGATAAAGATCCATCTTCCAAGTTTCACacaatatctaaaaaaattaatggtaaCTATGGCCATCAATTTGTAGacattttttttggtgataagtGGCCATCACTTCGTAGACATTGGCAGTGTGCAACAATATCTGATTGCACCTGAGCCTTCCACCTAagctataaattaaaaatgagtGCAATATTATGTGAAGACAGTCCCTTTATGTTTCTAACAAGATTCTAAGTGAAGTTTCCCCAACAACCACACTGTCCACCCTTCTTTCATGGGGCGTGGGGGGAGGTACCTTTGAGCTGGAGCTcatcaaaacaaacagaaaaagaaaatttgagtgaacaaagaagaaaagaccCAAACTACATGTCCACCCAACCTTaatctttattctttctttctaaatGTCATGGTCACAATAATGGCACACATTTCTACACaatcaattatttttcatttcttcaaggtcaagaaaaacaaatttaaagttGCATTGCATGTACTACTAACTACACTCACTT encodes:
- the LOC115989504 gene encoding tobamovirus multiplication protein 1-like isoform X1; protein product: MLELRGGGSCFPQLLVGVNVGLALVAAVIALLAFYQLIRIHSRNSQLGWTRQKVFHLMIGSSNMGYFIYFVLTLFATCKGWPCWSNSCGFILMAFPKILFFAAFLLLLSFWVDLCHQANDEDDEDEDSSSQEALLDKTSNKSSSSKTDTHRKCFPLRFHHIGSRQKIVMLVTVLVFVIMLACALIIWIGMGNNSVDSALVTRVYVDFFSIAILLLGGALACYGLLLCLKMSKVRSERASSEMWKVSGLAVVSVICFTSSSFVALLTDIPMLYHRPQHPMRVVYTSLLLILYYFIGSSTPSAFILWIMRELPPLKAENIQEASTITFITDSSAVIQQPQRWTTSTSLQNQISRVSPI